A single Orcinus orca chromosome 2, mOrcOrc1.1, whole genome shotgun sequence DNA region contains:
- the CHMP4A gene encoding charged multivesicular body protein 4a isoform X2 gives MSGLGRLFGREKKERGPTPEEAIQKLKETEKILIKKQEFLEQKIEQELQTAKKHGTKNKRAALQALRRKKRLEQQLAQTDGTLSTLEFQREAIENATTNAEVLRTMDLAAQGMKKAYQDMDIDKVDELMADITEQQEVAQQISDAISRPVGFGDDVDEDELLEELEELEQEELARELLHVGDKEEEPPVTLPSVPSTHLPAGPG, from the exons ATGAGTGGGCTCGGCCGGCTCTTCGGGAGGG AGAAGAAGGAGAGGGGGCCAACCCCTGAAGAGGCAATACAGAAACTGAAGGAGACGGAGAAGATATTGATCAAGAAACAGGAATTTCTGGAGCAGAAGATTGAACAGGAGCTACAAACTGCCAAGAAGCATGGGACGAAGAATAAGAGAG CCGCCCTACAGGCTTTGCGGAGGAAGAAAAGGTTGGAACAGCAGCTGGCACAAACGGACGGGACATTATCCACCCTGGAGTTTCAGCGTGAGGCCATTGAGAATGCCACCACCAATGCAGAAGTGCTTCGTACCATGGACCTTGCTGCCCAAGGCATGAAGAAGGCCTACCAGGACAT GGACATTGACAAGGTGGATGAACTGATGGCTGACATCACAGAACAACAGGAGGTGGCCCAGCAGATCTCAGATGCCATTTCTCGACCCGTGGGATTTGGAGATGATGTGGATGAG GATGAACTGTTGGAGGAGCTAGAGGAGCTGGAGCAGGAGGAATTGGCCCGAGAGTTGTTACATGTGGGCGACAAGGAGGAGGAACCCCCAGTCACACTGCCCAGTGTACCGTCTACACATCTTCCTGCAGGGCCAG GCTGA
- the TSSK4 gene encoding testis-specific serine/threonine-protein kinase 4: MGKGDTLGAPSTSAYRSVMEEYGYEVGKVIGRGSYGTVYEAYYTKQKVMVAVKIISKKKASEDYLNKFLPREIQVMKVLRHKYLINFYQAIETTSRVYVILELVQGGDVLEWIQHYGACSEPLAGKWFSQMTLGIAYLHSKGIVHRPLLTPSLSAAGRDLKLENLLLDKWKNVKISDFGFAKMVPSSQSVRSSPSYRQGNCFSHLSQTYCGSFAYACPEVLLGLPYNPFLSDIWSMGVILYTLVVARLPFDDTNLKKLLRETQKEVTFPPNYAISQECKNLVLQTLCQATKRATILDIIKDPWVLKFQPEQPTHEIRLLEAMCQPPGTNRHQSLEIST; the protein is encoded by the exons ATGGGGAAGGGAGACACCTTGGGAGCACCATCCACCTCGGCCTACCGCTCTGTCATGGAGGAATATGGTTACGAAGTGGGCAAAGTCATTGGCCGTGGCTCCTACGGGACGGTGTATGAGGCTTACTACACAAAGCAGAAAGTCATGGTGGCTGTCAAGATCATCTCAAAGAAGAAGGCCTCTGAGGACTATCTTAACAAGTTCTTGCCCCGTGAGATACAG GTAATGAAGGTCCTGCGGCACAAGTATCTCATCAACTTCTATCAGGCCATCGAGACCACATCCCGAGTGTACGTTATTCTGGAGCTGGTTCAGGGTGGTGACGTCCTTGAGTGGATCCAGCACTATGGGGCCTGCTCTGAGCCCCTTGCTGGCAAGTGGTTCTCCCAGATGACCCTGGGCATCGCCTACCTGCACAGCAAGGGCATCGTGCACCG CCCTCTCCTGACCCCCAGCCTTTCTGCTGCTGGTAGGGACTTAAAGTTGGAGAACCTGTTGCTGGACAAGTGGAAGAACGTGAAGATATCGGACTTTGGCTTCGCCAAGATGGTGCCTTCTAGCCAGTCTGTGCGGAGTAGCCCTTCCTACCGCCAAGGGAACTGCTTTAGCCACCTCAGCCAGACCTACTGTGGCAGCTTTGCTTATGCCTGCCCGGAGGTCTTGCTAGGCCTGCCCTACAACCCTTTCCTGTCTGACATCTGGAGCATGGGCGTCATCCTCTACACGCTAGTAGTTGCCCGTCTGCCCTTCGATGACACCAATCTCAAGAAACTGCTGAGAGAGACTCAGAAGGAGGTCACTTTTCCACCTAACTATGCCATCTCCCAGGAGTGCAAG AACCTGGTCCTCCAGACACTATGCCAAGCCACCAAGCGTGCCACCATCCTGGACATCATCAAGGATCCCTGGGTGCTCAAGTTCCAGCCTGAGCAACCCACCCATGAGATCAGGCTGCTTGAGGCCATGTGCCAGCCCCCCGGCACCAATCGTCACCAATCCTTGGAAATCAGTACCTGA
- the CHMP4A gene encoding charged multivesicular body protein 4a isoform X1, translating into MSGLGRLFGREKKERGPTPEEAIQKLKETEKILIKKQEFLEQKIEQELQTAKKHGTKNKRAALQALRRKKRLEQQLAQTDGTLSTLEFQREAIENATTNAEVLRTMDLAAQGMKKAYQDMDIDKVDELMADITEQQEVAQQISDAISRPVGFGDDVDEDELLEELEELEQEELARELLHVGDKEEEPPVTLPSVPSTHLPAGPAPKTDEDEEALKQLAEWVS; encoded by the exons ATGAGTGGGCTCGGCCGGCTCTTCGGGAGGG AGAAGAAGGAGAGGGGGCCAACCCCTGAAGAGGCAATACAGAAACTGAAGGAGACGGAGAAGATATTGATCAAGAAACAGGAATTTCTGGAGCAGAAGATTGAACAGGAGCTACAAACTGCCAAGAAGCATGGGACGAAGAATAAGAGAG CCGCCCTACAGGCTTTGCGGAGGAAGAAAAGGTTGGAACAGCAGCTGGCACAAACGGACGGGACATTATCCACCCTGGAGTTTCAGCGTGAGGCCATTGAGAATGCCACCACCAATGCAGAAGTGCTTCGTACCATGGACCTTGCTGCCCAAGGCATGAAGAAGGCCTACCAGGACAT GGACATTGACAAGGTGGATGAACTGATGGCTGACATCACAGAACAACAGGAGGTGGCCCAGCAGATCTCAGATGCCATTTCTCGACCCGTGGGATTTGGAGATGATGTGGATGAG GATGAACTGTTGGAGGAGCTAGAGGAGCTGGAGCAGGAGGAATTGGCCCGAGAGTTGTTACATGTGGGCGACAAGGAGGAGGAACCCCCAGTCACACTGCCCAGTGTACCGTCTACACATCTTCCTGCAGGGCCAG CTCCCAAAACGGATGAAGATGAAGAAGCACTAAAGCAGTTGGCTGAGTGGGTGTCCTGA
- the MDP1 gene encoding magnesium-dependent phosphatase 1 isoform X2 has protein sequence MARLPKLVVFDLDYTLWPFWVDTHVDPPFHKSRTGEVEGANQLLELFDLVRYFVHREIYPGSKVTHFKRLHQKTGVPFSQMIFFDDEKRNIVDVSKLGVTSIHVQNGMSLQTLTQGLETFAKAQAGL, from the exons ATGGCGCGGCTCCCGAAGCTCGTAGTCTTCGATCTAG ATTACACGCTGTGGCCGTTCTGGGTGGACACGCACGTAGACCCCCCGTTCCACAAAAGCAG GACAGGTGAGGTTGAAGGGGCCAACCAGCTACTGGAGCTCTTTGACCTTGTCAGATACTTTGTTCATCGGGAGATCTACCCAGGCAGCAAGGTCACGCACTTTAAGAG GTTGCATCAGAAGACTGGAGTTCCTTTCTCCCAGATGATCTTCTTTGATGATGAAAAGCGGAATATTGTAGATGTCAGCAAACTGG GTGTTACCAGCATTCATGTCCAGAATGGAATGAGCCTTCAGACCCTAACTCAAGGATTAGAGACATTTGCAAAGGCACAAGCTGGACTCTGA
- the MDP1 gene encoding magnesium-dependent phosphatase 1 isoform X1, with product MARLPKLVVFDLDYTLWPFWVDTHVDPPFHKSSDGTVRDRRGQAVRLYPEVPEVLERLQGLGVPVAAASRTGEVEGANQLLELFDLVRYFVHREIYPGSKVTHFKRLHQKTGVPFSQMIFFDDEKRNIVDVSKLGVTSIHVQNGMSLQTLTQGLETFAKAQAGL from the exons ATGGCGCGGCTCCCGAAGCTCGTAGTCTTCGATCTAG ATTACACGCTGTGGCCGTTCTGGGTGGACACGCACGTAGACCCCCCGTTCCACAAAAGCAG TGATGGAACTGTACGAGATAGGCGGGGCCAGGCCGTCCGACTGTACCCAGAGGTGCCTGAGGTCCTGGAAAGATTGCAGGGCTTGGGGGTGCCCGTCGCGGCCGCTTCACG GACAGGTGAGGTTGAAGGGGCCAACCAGCTACTGGAGCTCTTTGACCTTGTCAGATACTTTGTTCATCGGGAGATCTACCCAGGCAGCAAGGTCACGCACTTTAAGAG GTTGCATCAGAAGACTGGAGTTCCTTTCTCCCAGATGATCTTCTTTGATGATGAAAAGCGGAATATTGTAGATGTCAGCAAACTGG GTGTTACCAGCATTCATGTCCAGAATGGAATGAGCCTTCAGACCCTAACTCAAGGATTAGAGACATTTGCAAAGGCACAAGCTGGACTCTGA
- the NEDD8 gene encoding NEDD8 isoform X1 produces the protein MLIKVKVGAPPALPRRSGTGLAATLTGKEIEIDIEPTDKVERIKERVEEKEGIPPQQQRLIYSGKQMNDEKTAADYKILGGSVLHLVLALRGGGGLRQ, from the exons ATGCTAATTAAAGTGAAGGTGGGAGCACCTCCAGCCTTGCCAAGACGCAGTGGTACTGGGCTGGCCGCT ACGCTGACCGGAaaggagattgagattgacattgAACCCACAGACAAG GTGGAGCGAATCAAGGAGCGtgtggaggagaaagagggaatcCCCCCACAGCAGCAGCGGCTCATCTACAGTGGTAAACAGAT GAACGATGAGAAGACAGCAGCTGATTACAAGATACTAGGTGGTTCAGTCCTCCACCTGGTATTGGCTCTGAGAGGAGGAGGTGGTCTTAGGCAGTGA
- the NEDD8 gene encoding NEDD8 isoform X2, whose amino-acid sequence MLIKVKTLTGKEIEIDIEPTDKVERIKERVEEKEGIPPQQQRLIYSGKQMNDEKTAADYKILGGSVLHLVLALRGGGGLRQ is encoded by the exons ATGCTAATTAAAGTGAAG ACGCTGACCGGAaaggagattgagattgacattgAACCCACAGACAAG GTGGAGCGAATCAAGGAGCGtgtggaggagaaagagggaatcCCCCCACAGCAGCAGCGGCTCATCTACAGTGGTAAACAGAT GAACGATGAGAAGACAGCAGCTGATTACAAGATACTAGGTGGTTCAGTCCTCCACCTGGTATTGGCTCTGAGAGGAGGAGGTGGTCTTAGGCAGTGA